In a single window of the Limnohabitans sp. 2KL-27 genome:
- a CDS encoding carbohydrate ABC transporter permease, with translation MRKILLKYLMGLQVFILCIALFAPIAWMILASFKNRADITKYPPQLLFTPTLENYTQLFTRTDFLENTLNSFYVAGGSTLLGLLLAVPAAYAISWHRLVWPATLTLFARMAPGTLFLLPWFIMFSNVGLSGTHFALIITHAVITVPIALWTLLPHFDGLPRELTESAQIDGCGALKILLLIALPVVMPGLIVAVILSFIFSWNYFLFALALSGISSKTAIVASFNFIGEGVTNWGALMAAATVIALPPIILTFVIQRKLVAGLAFGAVKG, from the coding sequence GTGAGAAAAATCCTCCTAAAGTACCTGATGGGGCTTCAAGTTTTCATCTTGTGCATCGCACTTTTTGCCCCCATTGCATGGATGATTTTGGCCAGTTTCAAGAACCGCGCCGACATCACCAAGTATCCACCCCAGCTGCTTTTTACGCCTACCCTGGAAAACTACACCCAGCTGTTCACTAGAACTGATTTTTTGGAAAACACCCTCAATAGTTTTTATGTCGCTGGGGGCTCCACCTTGCTAGGCTTGTTACTGGCGGTGCCAGCAGCCTATGCCATCTCTTGGCACCGGCTGGTCTGGCCAGCCACCCTGACCCTGTTCGCTCGCATGGCACCCGGCACGCTGTTTTTGTTGCCGTGGTTCATCATGTTTTCCAATGTTGGTCTGTCCGGCACCCACTTCGCTCTGATCATCACGCACGCGGTGATCACCGTGCCCATCGCCTTGTGGACCTTGCTCCCACACTTTGATGGTCTGCCAAGGGAGTTGACTGAGAGCGCTCAAATCGACGGCTGCGGTGCACTCAAGATTTTGCTGCTTATTGCCCTGCCAGTCGTGATGCCAGGGCTGATTGTGGCGGTGATCCTGTCCTTCATCTTCTCGTGGAACTATTTCCTTTTTGCGCTCGCACTTTCAGGCATCTCCTCAAAGACGGCTATTGTTGCGTCCTTTAATTTCATCGGCGAAGGTGTGACCAACTGGGGGGCACTCATGGCAGCCGCCACAGTCATCGCCCTGCCACCGATCATCCTGACCTTTGTGATCCAGCGAAAACTGGTGGCAGGTCTTGCCTTTGGCGCAGTGAAAGGTTGA
- a CDS encoding ABC transporter substrate-binding protein yields the protein MRHTLGVLAAAAAMVFSSGSAVAQAFNWKKHDGQTINLLLNNHPWSQAIKDMSGDFTAKTGIRLRVEIFNEEQYRARLNTMLQAKSSDIDVFMSLKFREGAMYDKAGWYANLSPLLASSASTSPDFNFTDIGEGLRRAETIGDKLVGLPINLEGPLFYWNKEIFQKCNVAEPMFLEDLPEAAAKLKACPARGDATVWAARGIRGAISYAVSGFIYNSGGDFSGANGKPSMCNPNSIKGAELYATLLKDYGPPGAANHTFTQVIEMLGQGRLAMTHESSNEFANIMKFPGRDKDIGIKVLPKGKATGISKPIVFGWGVSVSNFSTKKDAAWFFLQWATSAEMQTKLVKNGVAPPRASVFNGPEFKTWTTELPVRQSWANALVEISKTGTAISYPPTERVVEAREMVGAAVQKVFLGQGNAKDTLCALDGELAKLQ from the coding sequence ATGAGGCATACCCTTGGCGTTCTGGCCGCTGCGGCCGCGATGGTTTTCAGTTCTGGTTCTGCCGTTGCGCAGGCCTTCAACTGGAAAAAACACGACGGACAGACAATCAATCTGCTCCTGAACAACCACCCTTGGTCGCAGGCGATCAAGGACATGTCAGGCGATTTCACCGCCAAGACGGGTATCAGGCTGCGCGTGGAGATCTTCAACGAAGAACAATACCGCGCCCGCCTGAACACCATGCTGCAGGCCAAATCCAGCGATATCGATGTGTTCATGTCGCTTAAGTTCCGTGAAGGTGCCATGTACGACAAGGCTGGTTGGTACGCCAACTTGAGCCCGCTTCTTGCGTCATCGGCCTCAACCTCGCCCGATTTCAACTTCACCGACATCGGCGAAGGTCTTCGTCGCGCTGAGACAATCGGCGACAAGCTGGTGGGCCTCCCTATCAACCTTGAAGGTCCCCTCTTTTACTGGAACAAGGAGATCTTTCAAAAGTGCAATGTGGCAGAACCCATGTTTCTGGAAGACCTGCCAGAAGCTGCTGCCAAACTCAAGGCTTGCCCTGCCCGCGGTGACGCGACGGTTTGGGCCGCACGCGGTATCCGCGGTGCGATCTCTTATGCGGTCTCAGGTTTCATCTACAACAGCGGCGGCGATTTTTCGGGGGCCAATGGCAAGCCAAGCATGTGCAACCCGAACAGTATCAAGGGAGCAGAACTCTATGCGACGCTGCTCAAGGACTACGGACCTCCCGGTGCCGCCAACCACACCTTCACCCAAGTGATTGAAATGCTGGGCCAAGGAAGGCTGGCAATGACGCACGAATCTTCCAATGAATTCGCCAACATCATGAAGTTCCCTGGGCGAGACAAGGACATCGGCATCAAAGTGCTGCCCAAGGGAAAGGCTACCGGCATTTCCAAGCCCATTGTGTTCGGTTGGGGCGTTTCGGTGTCCAACTTCTCAACCAAGAAGGACGCAGCATGGTTCTTTCTGCAATGGGCCACCAGCGCAGAGATGCAGACTAAGCTTGTCAAGAACGGCGTAGCACCCCCACGCGCATCGGTGTTCAATGGCCCAGAGTTTAAGACGTGGACCACGGAGTTGCCCGTACGTCAGTCCTGGGCCAATGCGTTGGTCGAGATCAGCAAGACCGGAACGGCCATCTCTTACCCACCCACAGAGCGTGTAGTTGAAGCACGCGAGATGGTAGGTGCCGCCGTCCAAAAGGTCTTCTTGGGACAAGGCAACGCAAAGGACACCTTGTGCGCGCTTGACGGCGAATTGGCCAAACTGCAGTAA
- the glp gene encoding gephyrin-like molybdotransferase Glp, with translation MTTPLTPSLTLNEIAERLQGYDPQALSARHVNDFLAQLVQPVREQETLPLMQVHGRILAQDVVSPISVPPHDNSAMDGYALRGAELLSDAPTPLTVVGTAFAGAAWQGTVNAGECVRIMTGAIMPAGLDTVAPQELVQVAGDSVHIPPGLLQAGDNRRLLGEDLMAGQPALHAGTRLTPAACGLLASLGLPSVPVWRRPKVAYFSTGDEILSLGDAPREGAVYDSNRYTVAGMLQALGCELIDMGVVRDDPVALEEAFLGAAEQADAIITSGGVSVGEADHTKAMMKKLGDVAFWRIAMRPGRPMAVGRIQRGERSAVLFGLPGNPVAVMVTFAAFVRPALQQLMGWHAPALPLLKAKSTEALRKKPGRTEYQRGIVSTDAAGQLQVSITGNQGSGVLSSMVQANGLIVLGHAQGNVAVGDEVDVMMFDGHL, from the coding sequence ATGACCACGCCACTGACGCCCTCCTTGACCCTGAATGAGATCGCCGAACGCCTGCAAGGCTACGACCCACAGGCTCTCTCGGCCCGCCATGTGAACGACTTTTTGGCCCAGCTGGTGCAGCCGGTGCGCGAACAAGAAACCTTACCGCTGATGCAAGTCCATGGCCGCATCTTGGCGCAGGATGTGGTCTCGCCCATCAGCGTGCCACCGCACGACAATTCGGCCATGGACGGCTACGCGCTGCGCGGCGCTGAACTTTTGAGTGACGCCCCCACCCCTTTGACCGTAGTGGGCACAGCGTTTGCCGGTGCCGCCTGGCAAGGCACTGTGAATGCGGGCGAGTGCGTGCGCATCATGACCGGGGCCATCATGCCTGCTGGGCTGGACACCGTGGCCCCCCAGGAGCTGGTGCAGGTGGCAGGCGACTCAGTGCACATCCCGCCCGGCCTGCTGCAAGCGGGGGACAACCGGCGCCTGTTGGGCGAAGACTTGATGGCCGGACAGCCCGCACTGCACGCAGGCACCCGCCTCACCCCTGCCGCCTGCGGTCTGCTGGCCAGCCTGGGCTTGCCCAGCGTGCCTGTCTGGCGCAGGCCCAAAGTGGCCTACTTTTCGACCGGTGACGAAATCCTGAGCCTGGGCGATGCGCCCCGAGAAGGCGCGGTCTATGACAGCAACCGCTACACCGTGGCGGGCATGCTGCAGGCGCTGGGCTGCGAGCTGATCGACATGGGCGTGGTGCGCGACGACCCTGTCGCACTGGAAGAGGCCTTCTTGGGTGCTGCCGAACAGGCTGACGCCATCATCACCAGCGGTGGCGTCAGCGTGGGCGAGGCCGACCACACCAAAGCCATGATGAAAAAACTCGGTGATGTGGCCTTTTGGCGCATCGCCATGCGCCCGGGCCGCCCCATGGCGGTGGGGCGCATTCAGCGCGGCGAACGCTCGGCCGTGTTGTTTGGTCTGCCCGGCAACCCGGTGGCCGTCATGGTCACCTTTGCGGCCTTTGTGCGCCCCGCCCTGCAGCAACTCATGGGCTGGCATGCGCCTGCCCTGCCACTGCTCAAAGCGAAAAGCACTGAGGCCCTGCGCAAAAAACCCGGCCGCACCGAATACCAGCGGGGCATCGTCAGCACCGATGCTGCGGGCCAGTTGCAAGTCAGCATCACCGGCAACCAGGGCTCGGGCGTGCTCAGCTCCATGGTGCAGGCCAACGGCCTGATCGTGCTGGGCCACGCCCAAGGCAACGTGGCCGTGGGCGACGAGGTGGATGTGATGATGTTTGACGGGCACCTGTAA
- a CDS encoding alcohol dehydrogenase catalytic domain-containing protein: protein MKAARFDGEGQISIAEVPTPVAPAGEVLLRVKACSLCGSDLRPWRKGWPVTPGHEIFGIVQHPGHALHGKRCLVYIPVWCGQCPECLAGQHHICRNANELIGWQRPGGYAQYVSVPDQCLLPVPDDIPDHLAPLLLDTIGTAGHGVRLSRKIVNSGKALVMGAGPIGLGGLLVLQNFGFERVEVFDPNRFRREFAASLGAVALESVDLTAAYDLVLECSGKDAGRQTALEAVRAHGAVVQLGESDTWQVHETKAIRRKDFYYIRSFYFPISEYAENIEILRKKRPQFEQLVDAQVPLEGLSDLFVRFAAGDRIKPQLHIHD from the coding sequence ATGAAGGCAGCGAGGTTTGATGGCGAAGGCCAAATTTCGATCGCAGAGGTCCCTACACCCGTCGCCCCCGCTGGTGAGGTGTTGCTTCGGGTTAAGGCATGCTCTCTTTGTGGAAGCGACTTGCGCCCGTGGCGCAAGGGCTGGCCAGTGACGCCTGGGCACGAAATTTTTGGGATCGTCCAACATCCCGGTCATGCCCTTCATGGGAAAAGGTGCTTGGTTTACATCCCTGTCTGGTGCGGCCAATGTCCTGAATGCTTAGCCGGTCAACACCACATTTGCCGTAACGCCAACGAACTGATTGGTTGGCAAAGGCCTGGTGGCTACGCGCAATATGTCAGCGTGCCTGATCAATGCCTCTTGCCGGTACCCGATGACATCCCTGATCATCTGGCCCCCTTGCTGCTGGATACGATCGGTACGGCCGGTCACGGTGTTCGCCTGAGCCGCAAGATCGTCAATTCGGGCAAAGCATTGGTGATGGGCGCTGGCCCTATCGGGCTGGGGGGATTGCTGGTTCTACAGAACTTTGGCTTTGAGCGAGTTGAGGTGTTTGATCCGAATCGATTTCGTCGCGAATTTGCCGCTTCACTCGGTGCTGTCGCGCTGGAATCGGTAGACCTTACTGCGGCCTACGATCTTGTCCTAGAGTGCAGCGGCAAGGATGCCGGGCGCCAGACTGCCCTAGAGGCGGTCAGAGCCCATGGCGCTGTGGTGCAATTGGGTGAATCTGACACATGGCAGGTCCATGAGACGAAGGCTATTCGGCGCAAGGATTTTTACTACATCCGCTCGTTTTACTTCCCAATCAGCGAGTACGCAGAAAACATCGAGATTCTGCGCAAGAAAAGACCCCAATTCGAGCAACTGGTCGATGCTCAAGTCCCTCTGGAGGGTCTTTCTGACCTGTTCGTTAGATTTGCAGCAGGCGACCGCATCAAGCCCCAACTTCATATTCATGATTGA
- a CDS encoding carbohydrate ABC transporter permease — protein sequence MDYKIGQPHQFIGLGNYRALLIDEQFWNGARLSAILYVSALAVQLVLGVALGMLLHRVQVMRGLLRTLMVSPFMLPPVVIGMMSIVILDPGMGVANFLLKSANLPTSLFLASTDYVIFTVVMIDTWQWTPFVALIVLGGLQSLPTKIYEAASIDGATGWREFFYITLPMLGPTILTAAVLRSVDLLRFFDVIYITTQGGPGYASSTLNIYAYRKAFEFSDLGYASALMITLSTIVLGAVLVFSQMRKKVTW from the coding sequence ATGGATTACAAAATCGGACAGCCCCACCAATTTATCGGTCTGGGTAACTATAGGGCGCTCCTGATCGACGAACAGTTCTGGAATGGAGCGCGACTGAGTGCAATCCTTTATGTCAGTGCACTCGCAGTGCAACTCGTTTTAGGAGTTGCCTTGGGGATGCTTTTGCACCGCGTGCAGGTCATGCGTGGCCTGCTACGGACACTGATGGTCTCGCCTTTTATGCTCCCTCCGGTGGTCATCGGAATGATGTCCATCGTGATTCTCGACCCTGGCATGGGGGTTGCTAATTTTTTACTGAAGTCAGCCAACCTGCCAACCAGTCTTTTCTTGGCTTCCACCGATTACGTGATCTTCACTGTAGTGATGATTGATACTTGGCAGTGGACGCCTTTTGTGGCCCTGATCGTACTGGGCGGGTTGCAGTCGCTGCCCACGAAAATTTATGAAGCAGCGTCTATCGATGGTGCCACGGGATGGCGTGAATTTTTTTACATCACCCTGCCAATGTTAGGCCCCACGATCTTGACCGCCGCTGTGCTTCGCAGCGTTGACCTGCTGCGCTTTTTTGATGTGATATACATCACCACACAGGGCGGACCGGGCTATGCCTCCTCAACCCTCAATATCTACGCTTATCGCAAAGCGTTCGAATTTTCAGACTTGGGCTACGCGTCAGCCCTGATGATCACATTGAGCACCATCGTACTGGGTGCTGTGCTGGTGTTTTCGCAAATGCGAAAGAAGGTGACTTGGTGA
- a CDS encoding SDR family NAD(P)-dependent oxidoreductase, protein MSPISFSVQGKHVLISGGCGGIGSAFAHAFLEQGANVIVTDLKPPPDDLIRAGARFEPLDVTSDEGVVALSKKIDKLDVLIHCAGKLKRWEEHQPEVFREIVDIHLFGNVRLAAAFRPQLKATQGCLINIASMYSYFGAPQVPAYAAAKTAIVGLTRSLALAYAEDGIRVNAIAPGWIATDISRGGRENPEFNDKLMTRLPNKRWAEPEELAGTAIFLASSASALINGVTIPVDGGYTSA, encoded by the coding sequence ATGAGCCCCATCAGTTTTTCGGTTCAGGGAAAGCATGTCTTGATCAGCGGTGGTTGCGGAGGAATTGGCAGCGCCTTCGCCCACGCGTTCCTTGAACAGGGCGCCAATGTGATCGTCACAGACCTCAAGCCGCCGCCAGACGACCTGATCCGTGCAGGCGCACGTTTCGAGCCACTGGATGTGACCAGCGATGAAGGGGTGGTGGCGTTATCGAAAAAAATCGACAAGCTTGATGTGTTGATTCACTGCGCCGGAAAGCTCAAACGCTGGGAGGAGCATCAGCCTGAAGTCTTTCGCGAGATCGTCGACATCCACCTTTTCGGCAATGTACGTCTAGCCGCCGCCTTCAGGCCCCAATTGAAAGCAACACAGGGCTGCCTAATCAACATTGCCTCAATGTACAGTTACTTTGGCGCCCCCCAAGTGCCCGCCTATGCTGCGGCCAAGACGGCTATCGTTGGACTGACCCGGTCATTGGCCTTGGCCTACGCCGAAGACGGGATTCGGGTGAACGCGATTGCTCCTGGCTGGATCGCCACCGACATTAGCCGCGGCGGGCGAGAAAACCCCGAATTCAACGACAAACTCATGACACGCTTGCCCAACAAGCGGTGGGCGGAGCCAGAGGAACTGGCTGGCACGGCGATATTCCTCGCATCCTCCGCTTCGGCGTTGATCAATGGGGTGACGATTCCAGTAGATGGCGGCTACACCTCCGCCTGA
- the mobA gene encoding molybdenum cofactor guanylyltransferase MobA, translating to MNHHTPGITGLILSGGRGSRMGGIDKGLQNFRGLPLALQTLMRLQLQSLPLQEVLINANRNLSAYESLGVPVWPDSIDGFAGPLAGFLTGLERCETPLLLTVPCDTPLFPLDLVERLEQAMQDQAADMAMAAAPEGDGAVRPQPVFCLLKTELLESLVKFTQGGGRKIDAWTAQHRCAIVPFDLPGDSPQAFANANTLAELQQLEAL from the coding sequence ATGAACCACCACACACCAGGCATCACCGGCCTGATCCTCTCAGGCGGGCGCGGCTCGCGCATGGGCGGCATCGACAAGGGCCTGCAAAATTTTCGTGGCCTGCCCCTGGCCCTGCAAACCCTGATGCGTCTGCAGCTGCAAAGCCTGCCGCTGCAAGAAGTACTGATCAACGCCAACCGCAACCTGTCCGCCTATGAATCGCTGGGTGTGCCGGTGTGGCCCGACAGCATCGACGGTTTTGCCGGGCCGCTGGCGGGTTTCCTCACGGGTCTGGAGCGCTGCGAAACCCCGCTCTTGCTCACCGTGCCTTGCGACACACCGCTGTTTCCGCTGGATCTGGTGGAACGCCTCGAACAAGCCATGCAGGATCAAGCCGCCGACATGGCCATGGCCGCCGCACCCGAGGGCGATGGCGCGGTGCGCCCGCAGCCGGTGTTTTGCCTGCTCAAAACCGAGCTGCTGGAGAGCCTGGTGAAGTTCACCCAAGGCGGTGGCCGCAAGATCGACGCCTGGACCGCTCAGCACCGCTGCGCGATCGTGCCTTTTGACTTGCCCGGCGACAGCCCGCAGGCCTTTGCCAATGCCAACACCCTGGCCGAGTTGCAACAGCTCGAAGCCCTCTGA